Within the Clostridium scatologenes genome, the region TATTTGTGTGAATAGCAGCATATCACAATTATTTAGTATAAACTAATGATGTTCGAAAAAGTAAATAAAACCTCTTCCAACAACAATTTTTCAATTATTTTATCAGATCCCTATTATTGCTAATACACCCATCTTTATTTATATGAAATTCTTTCTCCCATTGTGGAAGAAATAAGTGATTGGCACAAAATCATATATTTTGGCTCTCTATTTAACTGGCAGATAACGAGCTTACTTAGGTAAGGGGTATTTCTCATAAGCAAACTCCATCTGAGTATAAGAATCACTTGATTATATTAAATGTATAAATGAGCACTGGATAAGAAGTATTCATCATAAGTAAACTCTGTCTGAATGTAAGAATTACTTAATCAGATAGAGTTATTTTTTATATTTATAAACTTCATAACCCCAATTACTAAGAGATTCCAAAACAACTATAAGTTTTTCACTAAGCTCTGATAGTTCATATTCTACTCTTGGTGGAATTTCATTGTATTGATGACGAACAATAAGACAGTCTTTTTCTAATTCTTTTAAGTTTTTTGAAAGCATTAAACTGGAAATGCCTTCAACTTTTCTTTGTAATTCATTGAATCTAATAACTCCATTTTGGTACATAGTCCAAATGATCAGGAGCTTCCATTTGCCACCGATAACATCCATAGCATATTTAACATAACAATCTTCCATAAAGCAACCTCCATTACTTATATAAATATTAGTAACTAAATAAATTTTGCGTACTTGTTAATTTATATGTTACTTAATATAATAAAGTTAGTCAATAAATATTTAAAGGGGAAATGTGAAATGTCAAAAGTAGTTATTTTTAAAGGTAGTCCAAGAAAAAATGGATACACTTCAAGGCTATTAGAACAAGTGGCAAAAGGTGCTAAATCTAAAGGTGCCGAAGTTATTGAATTTGATTTAAATGATCCTGGTATTCGCGGATGTCAGGGATGTTATTATTGCCGTACTCATGATGGTTGTGCTGTTAATGATTATCTTCAGCCAATGTATAAAGCCATTGATGAAGCTGATGCTATTGTATTTGGATCTCCAATTTACTATTATCAAATTACAGGACAAGCAAGAGTTTGGTTAGATCGTACTTTCCCAATGGTTGGGGAAAACTTTGCACCAAGACACTCTGGTAAAAAGGCAATAACAATATTTGCTCAAGGTAATCCAAATCCACAAATAGCTGAAGAAGGAATTAAATTTGTTACTAACATTTTTGAAACATATGGTTGGAAAATAGAGGATAGTATTCATTACTGTGGAACTAGCTCTAATCCTGATTTAGAAAAATTTGAGGAGCTATCTTTAAGAGCTTTTAAAGATGGGGAAAATTTAGTTGGGTAAATTAAGCTTGACAAATTACTAGTATATTTTAATAAGAATTTTACCAGCTGAATTTAGAAACAAAGTACCTTTAAAGCTTTGAAACATAAGGCTTAAGGGTGCTTTTTTTATTTGAATTTTCAAAAACGAAAAATGGCTGGTAAAATTTTAAGAAAATCCTTTATTTTCAATGGATTAAGAGTTATAATAAAAAATAAGAATGGCTATTTTACAGTGGTTGAACTTTAACATAGGATGTATTTAAATTTTTAAAAAACTGGTAAAAAATTATACTGGAGTTGGTTGAACTTTAACATAGGATGTATTTAAATATGTTTCCAATTTTAATGTGCTTATTTACTATTTCCGTTGAACTTTAACATAGGATGTATTTAAATTATACTCCTGATCCGTTGCCTTCTTTAGTTGTTAGTTGAACTTTAACATAGGATGTATTTAAATTTACTATAGTCAATTAATTCTTCTAGTACTGTACTAGTTGAACTTTAACATAGGATGTATTTAAATTTGGAAACAGCAGCTATAAAGTTGGAACAAACTTTAGGTT harbors:
- a CDS encoding winged helix-turn-helix transcriptional regulator; this translates as MEDCYVKYAMDVIGGKWKLLIIWTMYQNGVIRFNELQRKVEGISSLMLSKNLKELEKDCLIVRHQYNEIPPRVEYELSELSEKLIVVLESLSNWGYEVYKYKK
- a CDS encoding flavodoxin family protein; translated protein: MSKVVIFKGSPRKNGYTSRLLEQVAKGAKSKGAEVIEFDLNDPGIRGCQGCYYCRTHDGCAVNDYLQPMYKAIDEADAIVFGSPIYYYQITGQARVWLDRTFPMVGENFAPRHSGKKAITIFAQGNPNPQIAEEGIKFVTNIFETYGWKIEDSIHYCGTSSNPDLEKFEELSLRAFKDGENLVG